In the genome of Fulvivirga maritima, one region contains:
- the secA gene encoding preprotein translocase subunit SecA, protein MLKFITKVFGGTKSEKDIKKLIPIVEEVNKEYAQLTNISDDELRGKTREVQDKIDSSLKSIDDQIADLHQQTEDNPDLDIHTKEEIFSKIDKLEEDRNKDLEKVLKTVLPTAFAIIKETARRFKENGKMEVTATMLDKSISAKKKNVEIQGETAIWHNKWMAAGNEITWDMLHYDVQIIGGIVLHEGKIAEMATGEGKTLVATLPAFLNALAKRGVHIVTVNDYLAKRDSEWMAPIFEFHGLTVDCVDRHEPNSDERREAYHADITYGTNNEFGFDYLRDNMSRDPKELVQRKHHYAMVDEVDSVLIDEARTPLIISGPVPKGDEHEFYDLKPRIGKLVEAQRKLVSQYLIEAKRLISEGDEKAGGLSLFRAYRGLPKHKPLIKYLSETGVRQILQKTENYYLQDNQKMMPEADDPLFFTIDEKHNSIELTEKGIDLITGEGEDPNFFIMPDIGTEIADLEKDEVLSDEDKVSKKDSLIKDYAEKSQRIHSVNQLLKAYTLFEKDTEYIIVDGKVKIVDEQTGRVMDGRRYSDGLHQAIEAKENVKVEDATQTYATITLQNYFRMYHKLAGMTGTAETEAGEFWEIYELDVVVIPTNKPIARADRQDMVYKTIREKFNAVVDEIVVLTEAGRPVLVGTTSVEISELLSRMLNMRKIKHQVLNAKQHQREAEVVAEAGKPGTVTIATNMAGRGTDIKLSAESKAAGGLAIIGTERHESRRVDRQLRGRSGRQGDPGSSQFFVSLEDNLMRMFMPERIAKVMDRLGLEEGEVISHSMVTKSIERAQKKVEENNFGIRKRLLEYDDVMNSQREVIYTRRKNALFGERLQLDIMNMLYDTCEDIVLNTKGAGNYESFKLTVLGVLSIDFEISKEEFEKVSSEKLADDLYNQALEHYKRKNQETAKRSFPIIQDIEETRGATIENILVPFTDGKRQIGVSSNLKKCVATENRELIRSMEKMVTLALIDQLWKDHLREMDDLKQSVQNAVYEQKDPLLIYKFEGFELFKRFIAKVNEDTISFLLKADLPVQEAQDVQEARAQRKQKLKEQKDESKSLLSGGSNAQAQASANRPPAEKTMPIKAERTVGRNDKVTVQYMDGSIVKDVKFKKVEEDIKNNKCVLVEE, encoded by the coding sequence ATGTTAAAGTTTATAACAAAAGTGTTTGGTGGTACCAAGTCCGAAAAGGATATTAAGAAATTGATACCAATAGTTGAAGAAGTCAACAAAGAATATGCTCAGCTAACGAATATAAGTGATGATGAACTGAGAGGAAAAACCAGAGAAGTTCAGGATAAAATCGACTCCTCTCTTAAATCTATAGATGATCAGATAGCAGACCTTCATCAGCAGACTGAAGATAATCCTGACTTGGATATTCACACCAAAGAAGAAATTTTCTCCAAAATTGACAAACTGGAGGAAGACAGAAATAAGGATCTTGAAAAAGTATTGAAGACTGTACTTCCTACTGCTTTTGCTATAATCAAAGAGACTGCTCGTAGGTTTAAAGAAAACGGCAAAATGGAAGTAACAGCTACTATGCTGGATAAATCCATTTCTGCCAAAAAGAAAAACGTAGAAATTCAGGGCGAAACGGCTATCTGGCATAACAAGTGGATGGCAGCTGGCAATGAAATCACCTGGGATATGCTACACTATGATGTGCAAATCATAGGTGGTATAGTGCTACATGAAGGTAAAATAGCTGAGATGGCTACTGGTGAAGGTAAAACTTTAGTAGCAACCCTCCCCGCCTTCTTAAATGCATTGGCAAAAAGAGGCGTTCACATAGTTACGGTAAACGATTACCTGGCTAAGCGTGATAGCGAATGGATGGCTCCTATTTTTGAATTCCATGGATTAACCGTAGACTGTGTTGACAGGCATGAGCCTAACTCTGATGAAAGAAGGGAGGCATATCATGCAGACATCACTTATGGTACCAATAATGAGTTTGGCTTCGACTACCTACGTGACAATATGTCTCGTGACCCTAAAGAACTAGTTCAGAGAAAACACCACTATGCTATGGTGGATGAGGTAGATTCAGTACTTATTGATGAAGCCAGAACACCTTTGATCATTTCCGGGCCGGTACCTAAAGGAGATGAGCACGAGTTTTATGACCTAAAACCACGTATTGGCAAACTAGTAGAGGCTCAAAGAAAACTAGTATCTCAGTATTTAATTGAGGCTAAAAGACTGATAAGTGAAGGAGATGAAAAAGCAGGCGGATTATCATTATTCCGTGCTTACAGAGGTCTTCCTAAACATAAACCTCTTATTAAATATTTAAGTGAAACTGGTGTTCGTCAGATTTTACAAAAAACTGAGAACTATTACCTTCAGGATAATCAAAAAATGATGCCTGAGGCGGATGATCCTTTGTTCTTCACTATTGATGAAAAGCATAACAGTATAGAACTTACTGAAAAAGGTATTGACCTGATTACAGGTGAAGGTGAAGATCCTAACTTCTTCATCATGCCTGATATAGGTACTGAAATAGCTGACCTTGAAAAAGATGAAGTTCTTTCTGATGAAGATAAAGTAAGCAAGAAAGATTCACTGATTAAGGACTACGCTGAGAAATCTCAAAGGATCCACTCAGTGAACCAATTATTAAAAGCATATACGCTCTTCGAAAAAGACACAGAGTACATCATAGTAGATGGAAAAGTAAAAATTGTAGATGAGCAAACTGGTCGTGTAATGGACGGAAGAAGATACTCTGACGGATTACACCAAGCCATAGAAGCAAAGGAAAATGTGAAGGTAGAAGATGCCACACAGACCTACGCTACCATTACATTACAAAACTATTTCCGTATGTACCACAAATTAGCTGGTATGACGGGTACTGCAGAAACAGAAGCTGGTGAGTTCTGGGAAATTTATGAGTTGGACGTAGTAGTAATACCTACAAACAAACCAATAGCCCGAGCCGACAGGCAAGATATGGTGTATAAAACCATCAGAGAAAAATTCAATGCTGTAGTAGATGAAATAGTTGTACTCACCGAAGCAGGGCGTCCTGTACTGGTAGGTACTACCTCGGTAGAGATATCTGAGTTACTAAGTCGTATGCTTAATATGCGTAAGATTAAACACCAGGTACTCAACGCCAAGCAGCACCAGAGAGAAGCAGAAGTGGTAGCCGAAGCGGGTAAACCAGGTACCGTAACCATAGCTACAAACATGGCTGGTAGAGGTACTGACATTAAGTTATCAGCAGAGTCTAAAGCTGCTGGTGGTTTAGCTATTATCGGTACAGAAAGACATGAATCAAGAAGGGTAGACAGACAGCTTAGAGGTAGATCTGGTAGACAAGGAGACCCTGGTTCTTCTCAATTCTTCGTATCTCTGGAAGACAACCTGATGAGGATGTTTATGCCTGAGAGAATAGCTAAAGTGATGGACCGCTTAGGCCTGGAAGAAGGAGAAGTAATCTCTCACTCCATGGTAACTAAATCCATTGAAAGAGCTCAGAAAAAAGTTGAAGAAAATAACTTTGGTATACGTAAAAGATTGCTGGAATATGATGATGTAATGAACTCTCAAAGAGAGGTAATCTACACCAGAAGGAAAAACGCCCTTTTCGGAGAAAGATTACAGTTAGACATCATGAACATGCTGTACGATACCTGCGAAGATATTGTACTCAATACCAAGGGAGCTGGTAACTATGAAAGCTTTAAACTTACCGTGCTAGGTGTTTTAAGCATTGATTTTGAAATCAGCAAAGAAGAGTTTGAGAAAGTATCATCAGAAAAACTGGCTGATGACCTTTATAACCAGGCTTTAGAGCATTACAAAAGGAAAAACCAAGAGACTGCTAAAAGGTCCTTCCCTATCATACAGGATATTGAAGAAACAAGAGGAGCAACTATTGAAAATATTTTGGTTCCTTTTACTGATGGCAAAAGACAAATCGGAGTATCTTCTAACCTTAAAAAGTGTGTTGCTACTGAAAACAGAGAGCTGATTCGCTCAATGGAAAAAATGGTAACACTAGCCCTTATTGACCAGCTTTGGAAAGATCATTTAAGAGAAATGGATGATCTGAAACAAAGTGTTCAGAATGCGGTATACGAGCAAAAAGATCCTTTATTGATTTATAAATTCGAAGGATTTGAATTATTCAAAAGGTTCATTGCTAAGGTAAATGAAGACACCATTTCATTCCTTCTTAAGGCAGATCTTCCTGTTCAGGAGGCTCAAGACGTGCAAGAAGCCAGAGCTCAGAGAAAGCAAAAACTGAAGGAGCAAAAAGATGAATCTAAATCCTTATTAAGTGGAGGCAGCAATGCTCAGGCTCAAGCCAGCGCTAACAGACCTCCTGCCGAAAAAACTATGCCTATTAAAGCAGAAAGAACTGTAGGTAGAAATGATAAGGTAACGGTTCAATATATGGATGGAAGCATTGTTAAAGATGTGAAATTCAAAAAAGTAGAAGAAGACATCAAAAATAATAAGTGCGTACTGGTTGAGGAATAA
- a CDS encoding SPOR domain-containing protein, producing the protein MKKTVLYCLVGFALLSACSPKTSTSSSSGEVYKEDLKAYRPVYEKPVEKHDTIAQANESYADVDIEPTNDVTEPLNNVLDEIDGLRSNTRYIDGFTIQVYSGTNREDARLARGKVFSVLPEANPSLKFDEPNFKVKVGKYYSKLEAQKPYAQLRKKFPGALIIPERIYIQ; encoded by the coding sequence ATGAAAAAAACTGTTCTTTACTGCTTGGTTGGCTTTGCCTTGCTATCAGCATGTAGTCCTAAGACAAGCACCTCTTCGTCATCAGGAGAGGTGTATAAAGAGGATTTAAAAGCCTATAGGCCTGTCTATGAAAAGCCTGTAGAAAAGCATGACACCATCGCTCAGGCTAATGAAAGCTATGCTGATGTAGACATTGAGCCCACAAATGATGTAACTGAACCTCTAAACAATGTTTTAGATGAGATTGATGGTCTCAGAAGTAACACCAGATATATAGATGGTTTTACAATTCAGGTATACTCAGGCACCAATAGAGAAGATGCCAGACTGGCCAGAGGTAAGGTTTTTTCTGTACTACCAGAGGCTAACCCTTCTTTAAAATTCGATGAGCCTAATTTCAAGGTAAAAGTAGGCAAGTATTACTCTAAACTTGAAGCTCAGAAACCCTATGCTCAATTAAGAAAGAAATTCCCCGGAGCATTAATTATTCCTGAAAGAATATATATACAGTAA
- a CDS encoding M20 metallopeptidase family protein produces MSLKEKVKELAKQNVQDVISIRRHLHANPELSYQEFNTAKYVAAQLKEMGITPKEGIAGTGLAAVIEGKNPSKKVIALRADMDALPIKEANDIDYKSQNEGVMHACGHDAHTASLLGVAKILTQLKDEFEGSVKLIFQPGEEKNPGGASLMIKDGVLKDPAPVNIHGQHVMPLIPVGKVGFREGMYMASCDEIYLKVIGKGGHGAVPELAVDPVLITSHIIVALQQVISRNASPKTPTVLTFGKVIADGATNIIPNEVNVEGTFRAMDETWRADAHEKIIKMASGIAESMGGSCEVEISKGYPYLENDPELTKKSRTAAEEYLGEENVVDLDLWMGAEDFSFYTHEIPACFYRLGTRNEAKGITSYVHTPTFNIDEDALEIGAGLMAWLALKELAE; encoded by the coding sequence ATGTCATTAAAAGAAAAAGTTAAGGAACTGGCAAAGCAAAATGTGCAGGATGTAATAAGCATCAGACGGCACCTACATGCTAACCCGGAGCTTTCCTATCAGGAGTTTAACACGGCTAAATATGTAGCTGCTCAGTTAAAGGAAATGGGCATCACGCCTAAAGAGGGCATTGCTGGCACCGGCCTTGCCGCTGTTATAGAAGGTAAGAATCCTTCTAAAAAAGTAATAGCCCTACGTGCAGACATGGATGCTCTCCCTATTAAGGAGGCTAATGACATTGATTATAAATCTCAAAATGAGGGAGTAATGCATGCTTGTGGTCATGATGCGCATACCGCTTCATTACTGGGAGTTGCTAAAATACTTACTCAGCTCAAAGATGAGTTTGAAGGATCTGTGAAGCTTATCTTCCAACCAGGAGAAGAGAAAAACCCTGGTGGCGCCTCTTTAATGATAAAAGACGGTGTTTTGAAAGATCCTGCACCTGTGAATATTCATGGTCAGCACGTTATGCCTCTCATACCTGTAGGTAAAGTAGGCTTTCGTGAAGGCATGTATATGGCCAGCTGTGACGAAATATATTTAAAGGTAATAGGAAAGGGAGGCCATGGCGCTGTTCCTGAACTGGCAGTAGATCCTGTGCTCATTACTTCTCACATTATTGTAGCACTGCAGCAGGTGATAAGCAGAAATGCCAGCCCCAAAACGCCTACCGTACTCACATTTGGTAAAGTAATAGCTGATGGAGCTACTAACATCATTCCTAACGAGGTAAATGTAGAAGGCACCTTTAGAGCTATGGATGAAACATGGCGAGCTGATGCTCATGAAAAAATAATTAAAATGGCCAGCGGCATAGCCGAATCTATGGGCGGCTCCTGTGAAGTAGAAATTTCAAAAGGATACCCTTACCTGGAAAATGATCCTGAGTTAACTAAAAAGTCAAGAACGGCTGCTGAGGAGTACTTAGGAGAAGAAAATGTAGTAGACCTTGATCTATGGATGGGAGCAGAAGATTTTTCGTTTTACACACACGAAATACCTGCTTGCTTTTATAGGTTAGGCACAAGAAATGAAGCCAAAGGCATCACTTCTTATGTGCATACACCTACTTTTAATATTGATGAAGACGCCTTAGAAATAGGCGCCGGGCTTATGGCCTGGTTAGCATTAAAAGAGCTAGCAGAATAA